The genomic segment GTTTGATCCAATTTTGGCGAGAGCTGTAgtcaagcagaagatgaCTGAGATGAGATATGGCTTTGAGGTCTCCGGCTGTGAGCAGGATGCGAACGGTGTGACGCTGTTGATCAAGAATGCCGAGACAGGTCTGCTCGATTCGGTCAGGGCAAGATATGTCGTGGCTTGCGATGGTCCCGGAAGTGCAATCCGCAAGTCGTTGGGCATTGATTTCCAGGGGAAAGACCTTGGACTCATGCTGAGCTCGATCGTCGAAGCCGATATCAATGGCAAGCCACCTTTCGGAGCTGCGGCAGAACGATACATGTGCATCGGTACAGAAGGCACGTGGGGGAACTTTACCACGATTGATGGCCGCAACCTTTGGCGTTTCGCTGTAGCTGGCATCAAGGAAAGGATTGATCCAAACACTTACGACATCAAACCTCTCGTGAAGAAAGCACTGGGCCGAGATGATATCGACTTCGACGTTAAGAGGGTCCTCCAGTGGCGGAGATCTCAGTTTACGGCGGATCGATATAACTCCGGAAGAGTGTTTCTTGCTGGAGACTCTGCTCATACAATGTCTCCAACTGGTGGCCATGGGTAAGTATCTCTTTTTGCGATCGCGCAATGACACGTACTGACCCGTTGATCAAGAATGAACACCGGTATGGGCGACGCTTCTGATCTCAGCTGGATGTTGCAAGCTCTGCTAGAGGGATGGGGCGGACCCAATCTCATCGCAGCATACGAGAAAGAACGTCGTCCCATTGCAGTGCGAAATGGCCAGACCTCAACCAAGAACTTCGCCATCTGGCAAACTGGCAAAGACAAGATTTTGGATGACACTCCCGAAGGTGAAGATCAGAGACGCATGACTGGAGAGAACATGGCGGCAAACATGCGACAAGAGTTTCAGAGTCTCGGGCTTGCACTGGGGTACAACTATGGGGACTCGTCACTAGTTGTGCCAGATGGTTCTGAAGCCCCAGCTGATGATCCTGAGGTGTATATCCAGACTGCCAGACCAGGTCATCGAGCACCCCACTGCTGGCTCGAGCAAGATAAATCTACTGTCGATTTGTTCGGCGATGGCTTCGTCTTGTTGCGCTTTGGGCCTGAGTCGGCAGATGATTCACGTTTGGAAGAAGCGGCAGGCAAGGTCGGATTGCCTTTGCGGTCGATATCCATCTCGTCGAAGGATGCGGCTGAGTTGTACGAGCGTCGACTCGCGCTTGTGCGCCCAGACGGAATGGTGGCTTGGAGAGGCGATTTTCTGCCAAACAATGTCGACGAACTCGTTGACCGTGTGCGAGGTGTCATTTAAACATGTAGAGAGATGATTGAAGTACTTTGCAATGTGTGGAGTCCAGCAGAATCGGCTCGTTCCCCAGACTCTCGCGATCGTGTTGCGATGTTTGCTCCATAGTGGCACAGCCGCTGGCG from the Cercospora beticola chromosome 9, complete sequence genome contains:
- a CDS encoding uncharacterized protein (SMCOG1050:monooxygenase FAD-binding~antiSMASH:Cluster_8); the encoded protein is MGSIEAPPNSILDVAIVGAGPVGLALALDLGKRGIHTTVFERKPRTSSQIEAKASVINERTMEYLRRLGCAREVANSGYPKDLPGDTVFCTALHDKYIGRLEMDSAEKRELPEQSSEMLQRCPQCWFDPILARAVVKQKMTEMRYGFEVSGCEQDANGVTLLIKNAETGLLDSVRARYVVACDGPGSAIRKSLGIDFQGKDLGLMLSSIVEADINGKPPFGAAAERYMCIGTEGTWGNFTTIDGRNLWRFAVAGIKERIDPNTYDIKPLVKKALGRDDIDFDVKRVLQWRRSQFTADRYNSGRVFLAGDSAHTMSPTGGHGMNTGMGDASDLSWMLQALLEGWGGPNLIAAYEKERRPIAVRNGQTSTKNFAIWQTGKDKILDDTPEGEDQRRMTGENMAANMRQEFQSLGLALGYNYGDSSLVVPDGSEAPADDPEVYIQTARPGHRAPHCWLEQDKSTVDLFGDGFVLLRFGPESADDSRLEEAAGKVGLPLRSISISSKDAAELYERRLALVRPDGMVAWRGDFLPNNVDELVDRVRGVI